A portion of the Euwallacea similis isolate ESF13 chromosome 8, ESF131.1, whole genome shotgun sequence genome contains these proteins:
- the LOC136410380 gene encoding uncharacterized protein has translation MSQKPENPPSLSSEEALLADANMILGKGFLMHTRTGLICMTVNDALSTDMNILQQGDRHIVVQHVHNKVPNLRMACDSDGGFSSECSDSTCTTTASSSTYPSFTKVSSIPDEISLNSNLGRDKSSEESDSTRGSISVLNSDGCLSPHQVLVKKKGRGGWPKGRKRKPELLNLPPKAPATGYNLYLNEQRGFFKESSLPFYEITKIVGNRWSSLTLEQKKPYLNRAEEDKKRYREELKQYRHSEAYRAYLNKKRRNRLQNNVLSESDMDATDDFDEEDNEELYCRTCDQWFHNLHNKREHLQAKKHLTSLAGDIHRELSDVESTITNKTEGSMASNSLDESSLEGYSCNPNKNATITVYEAMSQVAMLNRKCELELKLLRNHQEESGEIHKALCQQLKQLTERESALQKDLDQKREQERVLECNVFQLWQIPSMFVMSSFDVPEDGTGSEGTS, from the exons ATGTCACAAAAACCTGAAAACCCACCTTCACTGTCATCTGAAGAAGCTCTTTTGGCTGATGCCAATATGATTTTGGGAAAAGGCTTCCTCATGCATACTCGCACAGG TCTCATCTGCATGACCGTCAATGATGCCCTGTCTACAGACATGAACATCTTGCAGCAAGGAGACAGACACATAGTTGTGCAGCATGTTCATAATAAAGTACCCAATTTGAGAATGGCTTGTGACAGTGATGGAGGCTTTTCTAGTGAGTGTAGTGACAGCACTTGCACCACAACAGCTTCAAGTTCAACTTACCCTTCGTTTACCAAAGTGTCTTCAATTCCTGATGAAATTTCATTGAACAGTAATTTAG gcAGGGATAAATCTAGTGAGGAGTCTGACTCTACTAGAGGTAGTATATCAGTTTTAAATAGTGATGGATGTTTATCACCTCATCAGGTGCTAGTTAAGAAAAAGGGTAGAGGGGGCTGGCCAAAGGGAAGGAAGCGTAAGCCTGAGTTGTTAAATCTGCCTCCTAAAGCTCCAGCCACAGGTTATAACTTATACTTGAATGAGCAGCGGGGCTTTTTCAAAGAGAGCTCTCTACCTTTTTATGAAATTACTAAAATTGTTGGCAACAGATGGTCAAGCTTAACCCTAGAACAGAAGAAGCCTTATTTGAATAGAGCAGAAGAAGACAAGAAAAG GTATAGAGAAGAGCTAAAGCAGTATCGACATTCAGAAGCATACAGAgcatatttgaataaaaagagGAGAAACAGgcttcaaaataatgttttatctGAAAGCGACATGGACGCCACAGATGATTTTGAT GAAGAGGATAATGAGGAGTTATACTGTCGTACTTGTGACCAATGGTTTCACAACCTTCACAATAAACGAGAGCACCTTCAAGCTAAGAAACACTTAACTTCCTTGGCCGGGGATATTCATCGTGAATTGTCAGATGTGGAATCTACTATAACTAACAAAACTGAGGGCAGCATG GCAAGTAATTCTCTGGATGAATCAAGTCTTGAGGGATATTCCTGCAATCCAAATAAAAATGCCACCATAACAGTCTATGAAGCTATGAGTCAGGTTGCAATGTTAAATCGAA aatgtGAGCTTGAATTAAAATTGCTGAGGAATCATCAAGAAGAAAGTGGTGAGATTCACAAAGCCCTGTGTCAGCAACTAAAGCAGTTAACTGAACGTGAAAGCGCTCTTCAGAAAGATTTAGATCAGAAGCGAGAACAAGAAAGGGTGCTGGAATGCAATGTTTTCCAACTGTGGCAAATCCCAAGCATGTTTGTGATGAGCAGCTTTGATGTGCCTGAAGATGGTACTGGTTCAGAAGGCACCAGTTAG